Proteins from one bacterium genomic window:
- a CDS encoding universal stress protein has protein sequence MFGKILLAVGDSEDAGETVPVVAGLAHAFGSTVLVIHMRERIVTPVAVLEQETIPESFRFGEAIARQLVEAGVKASSDIDSHRPDQLAQFILAKAAEFQADLIVIGSHRSHNLRERIFGDVAKTIAHGTECPLLLMPSPPE, from the coding sequence ATGTTCGGCAAGATCCTGCTGGCCGTGGGTGACTCCGAAGACGCGGGTGAGACCGTGCCGGTGGTCGCCGGGCTCGCCCATGCGTTCGGCTCCACCGTCCTGGTGATCCACATGCGGGAGCGGATCGTGACGCCGGTGGCCGTTCTGGAGCAGGAGACCATCCCGGAGTCGTTCCGGTTCGGCGAGGCGATCGCCCGGCAGCTCGTCGAAGCGGGTGTCAAGGCCTCATCCGACATCGACAGCCACCGGCCCGACCAGCTCGCCCAGTTCATCCTGGCCAAGGCGGCGGAGTTTCAGGCGGACCTGATCGTGATCGGCAGCCACCGCTCACACAATCTGCGCGAGCGGATCTTCGGCGACGTCGCCAAAACGATCGCTCATGGCACGGAATGTCCGCTGCTGCTGATGCCGAGCCCGCCCGAGTGA
- a CDS encoding DUF167 domain-containing protein, with protein MLISVRVHTRASRAKVAWKDEGLEVWVTAPPVAGAANQAVLQAVAGELGVPISAVRLRSGARGRTKLVEVARATRRGAGGGSVAPRRPSIISRRRP; from the coding sequence GTGCTCATCAGCGTCCGCGTCCATACCCGCGCGTCGCGGGCGAAGGTGGCCTGGAAGGATGAGGGGCTCGAGGTCTGGGTGACCGCGCCGCCGGTCGCCGGCGCCGCCAATCAAGCCGTTTTGCAAGCGGTCGCCGGCGAGCTCGGAGTGCCGATCTCGGCGGTCAGGTTGCGTTCAGGAGCACGCGGCCGGACCAAGCTGGTGGAGGTTGCGCGCGCCACGCGACGAGGGGCGGGCGGCGGAAGCGTGGCGCCCCGCCGCCCGTCGATCATCAGCCGGCGCCGGCCGTGA
- a CDS encoding divalent metal cation transporter — MAEREPLQENSRPVPTSAVLDTAHVGDIHGAFGTIRLSDVAPRRTWRRRLLTLAAIVGPGIIVMVGDNDAGGVSTYAQAGQDYGYSLLWTLLLLIPVLIVNQEMVVRLGAVTGVGHARLINERFGRFWGWFSVGDLFILNFFTIVTEFIGVSLSAEYFGISQYIAVPLAALILILITVSGNFRRWERAMFVFLGVSLLVLPLAVLSHPEPVASLKGFFVPGIEGGFTSDAALLIIAIVGTTVAPWQLFFQQSNVVDKRITPRWFSYEKADTAIGSVVVVVGAAAIMMAAASAFAGTKDFGNFSNAYWTAIGLQQHIGPVVGAIFAVLLFDASIVGASAVTLATSYAFGDVFGIHHSLHRGIREAKTFYGSYAAMVALSAAIVLIPRAPLGLITTAVQALAGILLPSASVFLVLLCNDREVLGPWVNKPWLNVVATLIVSVLLELSLILVVSTLIPSLNVGTLVVVLSALLAVAMLAAAVLILRSGRGVAEPPMSAAEKENWRMPGLALLQRPQWSLGRRVAMLALRGYLVVAVILLVVKAVQIALGHH, encoded by the coding sequence ATGGCTGAGCGCGAGCCACTGCAGGAAAACTCGCGCCCGGTCCCCACCTCGGCCGTTCTCGACACCGCGCACGTCGGCGACATCCACGGCGCCTTCGGCACCATCCGGCTCAGCGACGTCGCCCCCCGCCGGACCTGGCGCCGCCGCCTGCTCACCCTCGCCGCGATCGTCGGCCCCGGGATCATCGTCATGGTCGGCGACAACGACGCCGGCGGCGTTTCCACCTACGCGCAGGCGGGCCAGGACTACGGCTACTCGCTGCTCTGGACGCTGCTCCTCCTGATCCCCGTCCTGATCGTGAACCAGGAGATGGTGGTGCGGCTTGGGGCGGTGACCGGCGTCGGCCATGCGCGCCTTATCAATGAGCGGTTCGGCCGGTTCTGGGGATGGTTCTCGGTTGGCGACCTCTTCATCCTCAACTTTTTCACCATCGTCACCGAATTCATCGGCGTGAGCCTGTCCGCGGAATACTTCGGAATCAGCCAGTACATCGCGGTGCCCCTGGCGGCGCTGATCCTCATCCTCATCACGGTCAGCGGGAACTTCAGGCGGTGGGAGCGCGCCATGTTCGTGTTCCTGGGCGTGAGCTTGCTCGTCCTGCCGCTGGCCGTGCTCAGCCACCCCGAACCGGTGGCGTCGCTCAAGGGCTTTTTCGTCCCCGGTATCGAGGGCGGGTTCACCTCCGACGCGGCTCTGCTCATCATCGCCATCGTGGGCACCACCGTGGCCCCATGGCAGCTGTTCTTTCAGCAGTCCAACGTCGTCGACAAGCGCATCACGCCGCGCTGGTTCAGCTACGAAAAGGCGGACACGGCCATCGGGTCCGTGGTCGTGGTCGTCGGCGCGGCGGCGATCATGATGGCCGCCGCTTCCGCCTTCGCGGGGACCAAAGACTTCGGCAATTTCAGCAACGCGTATTGGACCGCGATCGGGCTCCAGCAGCACATCGGCCCCGTCGTCGGCGCGATCTTCGCGGTGCTCCTGTTCGACGCATCGATCGTCGGGGCGTCCGCCGTGACCCTCGCCACCTCGTACGCATTCGGCGACGTCTTCGGCATCCACCACTCGCTGCACCGCGGCATTCGCGAGGCGAAGACGTTCTACGGCTCATACGCGGCCATGGTCGCGTTGTCGGCGGCGATCGTCCTCATCCCCAGGGCGCCGCTCGGACTCATCACCACCGCGGTGCAGGCGCTGGCGGGCATTCTCCTGCCCAGCGCGTCGGTCTTCCTCGTCCTGCTGTGCAACGATCGCGAGGTCCTGGGGCCATGGGTCAACAAGCCCTGGTTGAACGTCGTCGCGACTTTGATCGTGAGCGTGCTGCTCGAGCTCTCGCTGATCCTGGTCGTCTCGACTCTGATTCCGTCCCTGAACGTGGGCACGCTGGTCGTCGTGCTCAGCGCGCTCCTGGCCGTGGCCATGCTCGCGGCCGCCGTCTTGATCTTGCGAAGCGGTCGTGGTGTCGCGGAACCGCCGATGTCGGCGGCCGAGAAGGAGAACTGGCGCATGCCGGGGCTGGCGCTGCTCCAGCGCCCGCAGTGGTCATTGGGCCGGAGGGTCGCGATGCTGGCGCTTCGCGGCTACCTGGTGGTGGCCGTCATCCTGCTCGTCGTCAAAGCGGTTCAGATCGCTCTGGGTCACCACTAG
- a CDS encoding hydroxymethylglutaryl-CoA lyase, which yields MSVIVCDVGPRDGLQNEARVLDVAVRAELCDRLAAAGLRRMEAASFVNPKLVPQMAGAEGVMAALRRRPGTAYAGLVLNERGYERALAAGVDEVHYAFAATDEFGRRNQNATTEQGLQTALALVARARVDRLPITVTVSVSFGCPFEGPVPAKRVLGIVERLMAVPADEICLADTIGVGVPAQVKELVGGARRLGAAAGAHFHNTRNTGFANAVEALNQGVVSLDASVGGAGGCPFAPKATGNIATEDLVYLLRGLGVDTGIDLAALIETSRWLGGQLGRELPGLVARAGDFPYRN from the coding sequence GTGTCGGTCATCGTCTGCGACGTCGGCCCCCGTGACGGGCTGCAGAACGAGGCGCGGGTCCTCGACGTCGCCGTTCGGGCCGAGCTGTGCGATCGCCTCGCCGCGGCCGGCCTCAGGCGCATGGAGGCGGCGAGCTTCGTCAACCCCAAACTCGTCCCGCAGATGGCGGGGGCGGAGGGCGTCATGGCGGCGCTGCGGCGGCGGCCGGGAACCGCATATGCCGGCCTGGTCCTCAACGAAAGGGGCTACGAGCGCGCGCTGGCGGCGGGCGTCGATGAGGTCCACTACGCGTTTGCCGCCACCGACGAGTTCGGAAGGCGCAACCAGAACGCCACCACCGAGCAGGGGCTGCAAACGGCGCTGGCGCTGGTGGCGCGAGCGCGCGTCGACAGGCTTCCCATCACGGTCACGGTGAGCGTCTCGTTCGGCTGTCCGTTCGAGGGACCGGTGCCGGCGAAACGGGTGCTCGGCATCGTCGAGCGCCTGATGGCGGTGCCCGCGGATGAAATCTGCCTGGCCGACACGATCGGGGTCGGGGTGCCGGCTCAGGTCAAGGAGCTGGTCGGGGGGGCCAGGCGACTCGGGGCGGCCGCCGGGGCTCATTTTCACAACACGCGCAACACCGGGTTCGCCAACGCGGTGGAGGCGCTCAACCAGGGGGTGGTTTCACTCGATGCCTCGGTCGGGGGAGCGGGAGGGTGCCCGTTCGCGCCGAAGGCGACGGGCAACATCGCCACCGAGGACCTGGTCTACTTGCTACGCGGCCTCGGCGTCGATACCGGCATCGACCTGGCGGCGTTGATCGAGACCTCGCGGTGGCTGGGCGGGCAGCTCGGTAGAGAACTGCCCGGCCTGGTCGCGCGCGCGGGCGACTTTCCCTATCGGAACTAG
- a CDS encoding sigma-70 family RNA polymerase sigma factor, giving the protein MANVRQPRPLTPNRGVSSYVSEVAVATLEGDRRSRASTGALTPQELWDRYGESVCRFAALVASSDAEAEDIAQESLLRAMRALPRWTAKGRGIEAWLWRIVQNTARDFGRAARRRRMLVERVFLLLERKGQPWPDVDARVESADIVAAIRSLPGHSRTLIGLRFGADLDYESVGKAVGLSPVAARAATRRALLALKQELERRGSR; this is encoded by the coding sequence ATGGCGAATGTGAGGCAGCCGCGGCCGCTAACTCCGAATCGTGGCGTTAGTAGTTATGTGAGCGAGGTCGCCGTGGCAACGCTCGAGGGAGATCGGCGTTCCCGTGCTAGCACCGGTGCTTTGACGCCACAGGAGCTCTGGGACCGCTATGGGGAGTCTGTATGCAGGTTCGCCGCGTTGGTCGCCAGCAGCGATGCCGAAGCCGAGGACATCGCGCAGGAGTCGTTGCTCCGCGCCATGAGGGCACTTCCACGCTGGACGGCGAAGGGACGCGGCATCGAGGCTTGGCTGTGGCGGATCGTCCAGAACACAGCCCGCGACTTCGGTCGTGCCGCACGCCGGCGAAGGATGTTGGTCGAACGAGTATTCCTGTTACTCGAGCGGAAAGGCCAGCCTTGGCCTGACGTCGACGCTCGCGTCGAGTCCGCGGACATAGTCGCGGCGATCCGCTCGTTGCCTGGGCACAGCCGCACGTTGATCGGTCTACGCTTCGGGGCCGATCTCGACTACGAGTCAGTCGGTAAGGCGGTGGGCCTCTCGCCAGTCGCTGCTAGAGCCGCTACGCGACGAGCGCTTTTGGCGCTCAAACAGGAACTCGAAAGGAGGGGCTCAAGATGA
- a CDS encoding exo-alpha-sialidase has product MRRIRFLLLPCTLVVVLAQASPGAAGPPANIRVTHDAGSVYLSADQLSGGTYTDTTLVRCGTDRRMQNEPTLAIDPRNTMVRTSGSNDYCTVPTNHDAWAGFYRSGNGGTTWVDTLLPGYLHDASAQGLASPVHQMALGGAIAAGDPVQAWDKDGNLFFMGNNFNRGFEDGRSGAFRDNTGDVWVATYAPANPSDSTTDGSRYVRTVILAANTFGLGSFNDKTGIQVDQTGSPFAGNVYAAWSDFHGGGCNEIVFSRSTDHGATFSAPMKISSVCNNQGPNIAIGPSGQVYVSWFATTGGTRALGGNFVEGAAFASSSDGGQTFSKASIVVQFNPFTSSAFSGNGARDCGDGLFACPTGFTFPRFDLAQPTIATDGGNIYMAFMTALPSGQGQTQFVKSSSGGAIWSTAAAVDPQASGHQFFPWITASSGRLSVVDYDSRHDVNYEPTRPPCNSPTGVGSACLAVRYSSSTNGGASWSHQELTTAFTNPNLEQFGGRLVPFFGDYITVSAVGGSIAAVWTDQRDAVLGGGGTGGVDGDDVLGDPAAGGTCLSSFRACFDTGGLDQNIYTANVTAGAG; this is encoded by the coding sequence GTGAGACGAATTCGATTCCTGCTCTTGCCGTGCACCCTGGTCGTGGTGCTGGCCCAAGCCTCACCGGGCGCGGCCGGCCCGCCGGCCAACATCCGGGTGACCCATGACGCGGGCAGCGTGTACCTCAGCGCCGATCAGCTGAGTGGCGGGACCTATACCGACACCACCCTGGTCCGATGCGGCACCGACCGGCGCATGCAGAACGAGCCGACCCTGGCGATCGATCCGCGCAACACGATGGTGCGCACGTCAGGCAGCAACGACTACTGCACGGTGCCGACCAACCACGACGCGTGGGCCGGTTTCTACCGCTCCGGCAACGGGGGCACGACCTGGGTCGACACCCTGCTCCCGGGCTACTTGCATGACGCCTCCGCTCAGGGCCTCGCCAGCCCGGTGCACCAGATGGCGCTCGGCGGCGCCATCGCCGCCGGCGACCCGGTCCAGGCCTGGGACAAGGATGGCAACCTCTTTTTCATGGGCAACAACTTCAACCGCGGCTTCGAGGATGGAAGATCCGGGGCGTTCCGCGACAACACCGGCGATGTGTGGGTGGCGACCTACGCCCCAGCCAACCCCTCCGACAGCACGACTGACGGTTCGCGTTACGTGCGGACCGTGATCCTCGCGGCCAACACCTTCGGGCTGGGATCCTTCAATGACAAGACCGGGATCCAGGTCGACCAGACCGGCTCGCCTTTTGCCGGCAACGTCTACGCGGCGTGGTCCGATTTCCACGGTGGAGGCTGCAACGAGATCGTCTTCTCGCGCTCGACCGACCACGGCGCCACCTTCAGCGCGCCGATGAAGATCAGCAGCGTGTGCAACAACCAGGGCCCGAACATCGCGATCGGTCCCAGCGGCCAGGTTTACGTCTCGTGGTTCGCCACCACCGGCGGCACCAGGGCCCTGGGCGGCAATTTCGTCGAGGGGGCCGCCTTCGCCAGCTCCTCCGACGGCGGGCAGACCTTCAGCAAGGCGAGCATCGTCGTGCAGTTCAACCCCTTCACCTCGAGCGCTTTCTCCGGGAATGGCGCTCGTGACTGTGGCGACGGCCTGTTCGCCTGCCCGACCGGCTTCACCTTCCCTCGCTTCGACCTCGCCCAGCCGACCATCGCGACCGATGGCGGCAACATCTACATGGCGTTCATGACCGCCCTGCCTTCCGGGCAGGGGCAGACCCAGTTCGTGAAGTCGAGCAGCGGCGGCGCGATCTGGTCCACCGCCGCGGCGGTCGACCCGCAGGCGTCCGGCCATCAGTTCTTTCCGTGGATCACGGCGTCGAGCGGGCGGCTGAGCGTCGTTGATTACGACAGCCGGCATGACGTCAACTACGAACCGACCCGCCCGCCCTGCAACAGTCCGACCGGCGTGGGCAGCGCGTGCCTGGCGGTGCGGTACTCGAGCTCGACCAATGGTGGAGCCAGCTGGTCGCACCAGGAGCTGACCACCGCGTTCACCAACCCCAACCTCGAGCAGTTCGGCGGGCGGCTGGTGCCGTTTTTCGGCGACTACATCACGGTCTCGGCCGTCGGCGGCTCCATCGCCGCGGTCTGGACCGACCAGCGTGACGCGGTCCTGGGTGGCGGGGGCACCGGGGGCGTCGACGGCGATGACGTGCTCGGCGACCCGGCGGCGGGCGGAACCTGCTTGTCGTCGTTTCGCGCCTGCTTCGACACCGGCGGTCTCGACCAGAACATCTACACCGCCAACGTCACGGCCGGCGCCGGCTGA
- a CDS encoding DUF1003 domain-containing protein: MATVDFVHEPHPHTEKRKLKAPPKVADEHVGFNGRLGAAITRSVGTMWAFYVAAGVMAVWMVLAGFVWGPLHGVDPYPFAFLLFLGNIVQLLLMFVIMVGQQVLGGAADKRAVVTYQDAEAILHECLQMQSHLKAQDRALEHIIAHMQGLDRKMAR; the protein is encoded by the coding sequence ATGGCAACGGTTGATTTCGTCCACGAGCCACATCCGCATACGGAGAAGAGAAAGCTGAAGGCGCCACCCAAGGTGGCCGACGAGCACGTCGGCTTCAATGGCCGGCTGGGCGCGGCCATCACTCGCAGCGTGGGCACGATGTGGGCCTTCTATGTCGCGGCCGGGGTCATGGCCGTCTGGATGGTCCTGGCCGGCTTCGTCTGGGGCCCGCTGCACGGCGTCGACCCCTACCCGTTCGCCTTCCTGCTGTTCCTCGGCAACATCGTCCAGCTGCTGCTCATGTTCGTGATCATGGTCGGCCAGCAGGTGCTTGGAGGCGCCGCCGACAAGCGCGCCGTGGTCACCTACCAGGACGCCGAGGCGATCCTGCACGAGTGCCTGCAGATGCAGAGCCACCTGAAGGCCCAGGACCGCGCGCTGGAACACATCATCGCGCACATGCAAGGGCTGGACAGGAAGATGGCAAGATAG
- a CDS encoding magnesium transporter encodes MTERPQDGHVDHPKRARDHRRVMVTQLLRSPVLNPAGEPVGRVEDLIVRLLDGGYPPITGLKVRVGAQDVFVGRELIDKLAPGAVRLNTHTLHTAAFQRRPGEVLLAADVLGRHLVDVARGRIVQAHDLVLAQDEDGWRLQGIDRSPRAMLRRWVPRRGRPDLRRHAILDWKDVQPFVGHVPTAKLLMPLQRLRRLHPAQIADIVEGASHEEGEEIIHAVEGDAELTADVFEELDAEHRVEFLRSRSNEEAARVLDRMAPDDAADLLGELDQARRKPVFDLMSASQQHKLRKLLQYHPSTAGGTMSPDYVSVNRDSTVDAALEAVRADDKSPHALLGTVFVTEPDGKYVGSVAVVDLLRTDGTRTVDELELTNCCVHGNADFADVTLLMADYNLTALAVTDAAGTLIGAISSDDVIEALVPEQWRNRVEASSGV; translated from the coding sequence ATGACTGAAAGACCACAGGACGGACACGTGGATCACCCGAAGCGTGCACGGGACCATCGGCGGGTCATGGTGACGCAGCTCCTGCGCAGCCCCGTGCTGAACCCTGCCGGCGAGCCGGTGGGTCGAGTCGAGGATTTGATCGTCAGGCTCCTCGATGGCGGTTACCCGCCGATCACCGGGTTGAAGGTTCGCGTCGGCGCGCAGGATGTCTTCGTCGGGCGAGAGCTGATCGACAAGCTGGCGCCGGGTGCCGTGCGCCTCAACACTCACACCCTGCATACGGCAGCGTTCCAGCGGCGACCCGGCGAGGTGCTGCTGGCCGCTGACGTGCTCGGCCGCCATCTCGTCGACGTCGCGCGCGGCCGCATCGTCCAGGCGCACGACCTCGTCCTGGCGCAGGACGAGGATGGCTGGCGGCTGCAGGGCATCGACCGCAGCCCTCGCGCGATGCTCCGGCGCTGGGTGCCTCGTCGAGGCCGGCCCGACCTCCGCCGTCACGCGATCCTGGACTGGAAGGACGTCCAGCCCTTCGTCGGGCACGTCCCCACCGCCAAGCTGCTGATGCCCCTGCAGCGGCTCCGCCGCCTCCATCCCGCGCAGATCGCGGACATCGTCGAAGGGGCCTCGCACGAGGAAGGCGAGGAGATCATCCACGCGGTCGAGGGCGACGCCGAGCTGACGGCCGACGTGTTCGAGGAGCTCGACGCCGAGCACCGGGTGGAGTTCCTCAGGTCAAGGTCGAATGAGGAGGCGGCGCGGGTGCTCGACCGCATGGCGCCCGACGACGCCGCGGACCTGCTCGGGGAGCTGGACCAGGCACGCCGCAAGCCGGTGTTCGACCTGATGTCGGCAAGCCAGCAGCACAAGCTGCGCAAGCTTCTGCAATACCACCCGAGCACCGCGGGGGGGACGATGAGCCCGGACTACGTCTCGGTGAACCGTGACTCGACCGTCGATGCGGCGCTGGAGGCGGTACGCGCGGATGACAAGTCGCCTCACGCGCTCCTCGGCACCGTTTTCGTCACCGAGCCGGATGGGAAATACGTGGGCAGCGTGGCGGTGGTCGACCTGCTGCGCACTGACGGCACCCGCACGGTCGACGAGCTGGAGCTGACCAACTGCTGCGTCCACGGGAACGCCGACTTCGCCGACGTGACCCTGTTGATGGCGGATTACAACCTGACGGCGCTCGCGGTGACGGACGCCGCCGGGACTCTGATCGGGGCGATCTCCTCGGACGATGTCATTGAGGCCCTGGTGCCCGAACAGTGGCGCAATCGGGTCGAAGCGAGCTCCGGGGTCTGA
- a CDS encoding cation transporter, whose amino-acid sequence MSAAADAEPARVSTAATRHRAHAVGIGVRLELVTVGWMVVEAVAALAAGIIARSVLLSAFGFDSLIELLSGIVLLRRLSVEASGAASGEVERLEAWTARVAAVLLVLLCIYVVGTSLAGLFFGLKPDGSLLGIGVAAVALVAMPVLALGKNRANRIIDSASLRADVAETITCAFMAGVTLAGLGLSMLSGIWWLQYVAALALLIWLVPETREAIEVATGGHRD is encoded by the coding sequence ATGTCCGCTGCTGCTGATGCCGAGCCCGCCCGAGTGAGCACGGCGGCGACCCGGCACCGAGCGCACGCCGTCGGGATCGGGGTCAGGCTCGAATTGGTGACCGTCGGCTGGATGGTCGTCGAGGCGGTCGCGGCGCTGGCGGCCGGAATCATCGCCCGCAGCGTGCTGCTCAGCGCGTTTGGCTTCGACTCGTTGATCGAGCTCCTGAGCGGCATCGTGCTGCTGCGGCGCCTGTCGGTGGAGGCTTCAGGCGCGGCCTCGGGCGAGGTCGAGCGTCTGGAAGCGTGGACGGCCCGCGTTGCCGCGGTTCTCCTCGTCCTTTTATGTATCTATGTCGTGGGCACGTCGCTGGCGGGGTTGTTCTTCGGCTTGAAGCCCGACGGTTCGCTCCTCGGAATCGGCGTCGCGGCGGTGGCGCTGGTGGCCATGCCGGTCCTGGCCCTGGGCAAGAACCGGGCGAACCGGATCATCGACAGCGCCTCGCTCCGCGCCGACGTCGCCGAGACGATCACCTGCGCGTTCATGGCCGGCGTCACGCTCGCGGGACTCGGACTGAGCATGCTGTCGGGCATCTGGTGGTTGCAGTACGTCGCCGCCCTGGCGCTTCTGATCTGGCTGGTGCCCGAGACTCGGGAAGCGATCGAGGTGGCAACGGGCGGGCATCGTGACTGA
- a CDS encoding carboxypeptidase M32: MSEKLERLKAILAEVTDLSRAAALLEWDQETYMPPGGVAARAEQLSTLLRMSHVRLISDDVGRLLDALEDEVSSRPFDSYEASLVRVTRRDYEQARKLPPELVAEAAAAGSTARPVWERARRDADFKLFAPYLEKNVELNRRIADSLGYQKRPYDALLDRTEPGMTTNELETIFDQLKKAIVPLIADIARHADAVDDRVLYRGFEPALQVRYALELVSTLGYDLERGRQDISTHPFSTSFGPGDVRITTRVSRDFFNECLFGSIHESGHAMYNQGIGHDLDRTPLWDGASPGVHESQSRLWENLIGRGRAFWKHFYPSLRATFPEPLRGVDDEAFFRAVNKSYPSLIRVEADEVTYNMHVLLRFELENEMLEGTLKVRDLPEAWRARVESYLGVDVPNDREGALQDIHWSSVSFGIFPGYTLGNLIGAQLMEKMRADIPDLDAQIEKGEFTNLLGWLRKNVHRHGRKFTPNELLERATGKPLTAAPWIEYVQSKFGALYGLESTRD, translated from the coding sequence ATGAGCGAGAAACTGGAGCGGCTGAAGGCAATCCTGGCCGAGGTCACCGACCTCAGCCGCGCCGCCGCGTTGCTCGAGTGGGACCAGGAAACCTACATGCCGCCCGGCGGTGTCGCCGCGCGCGCTGAGCAGCTCTCGACGCTCCTGCGGATGTCCCACGTCCGCCTCATCTCCGACGACGTGGGCCGCCTGCTCGACGCGCTCGAGGACGAGGTTTCGAGCCGGCCGTTCGACTCATACGAAGCGAGCCTGGTCCGCGTGACGCGACGGGATTACGAGCAGGCTCGAAAACTGCCGCCCGAGCTGGTGGCGGAGGCCGCGGCGGCGGGTTCCACCGCACGCCCGGTATGGGAGAGGGCGCGCCGCGACGCCGACTTCAAGCTCTTCGCCCCATACCTCGAGAAGAACGTCGAGCTCAACCGCCGGATCGCTGACTCACTCGGCTACCAGAAGCGGCCTTACGACGCATTGCTCGACCGGACGGAGCCGGGCATGACCACCAACGAGCTGGAGACGATTTTCGACCAGCTCAAGAAGGCCATCGTGCCACTGATCGCGGATATCGCGCGGCATGCCGACGCCGTCGACGACCGGGTGCTGTATCGCGGGTTTGAGCCGGCGCTTCAGGTCAGGTACGCCCTCGAGCTCGTCTCCACGCTCGGCTACGACCTCGAACGCGGCCGGCAGGATATCTCGACCCACCCTTTCTCCACCTCGTTCGGGCCCGGCGACGTGCGCATCACCACCCGCGTATCGCGCGACTTCTTCAACGAGTGCCTCTTCGGCTCGATCCACGAGTCAGGCCACGCCATGTACAACCAGGGCATCGGCCATGACCTCGATCGCACTCCGCTGTGGGATGGAGCCTCGCCCGGTGTGCACGAGTCGCAGTCCCGCCTCTGGGAGAACCTGATCGGCCGCGGCCGCGCGTTCTGGAAGCACTTCTACCCCAGCCTCCGCGCCACTTTCCCGGAGCCGCTGCGCGGGGTCGATGACGAGGCGTTCTTCAGGGCGGTGAACAAGTCGTACCCATCCCTCATCCGCGTGGAGGCGGACGAGGTGACCTACAACATGCACGTCCTGCTCCGGTTCGAGCTCGAGAACGAGATGCTCGAGGGCACGCTCAAGGTGAGGGATCTACCGGAAGCGTGGAGGGCTCGGGTCGAGTCGTACCTTGGCGTCGATGTGCCGAACGACCGCGAGGGCGCCCTGCAGGACATCCACTGGTCGTCGGTCAGCTTCGGGATCTTCCCGGGCTACACCCTCGGCAACCTGATCGGCGCGCAGCTCATGGAGAAGATGCGGGCCGACATCCCCGACCTGGACGCGCAGATCGAAAAGGGCGAGTTCACGAACCTGCTCGGCTGGCTGCGGAAGAACGTGCACCGGCACGGCCGAAAGTTCACGCCGAACGAGCTGCTCGAAAGGGCAACGGGCAAGCCGCTCACGGCGGCACCGTGGATCGAGTACGTCCAGAGCAAGTTCGGCGCCCTGTACGGGCTGGAGTCCACCAGGGACTAG
- a CDS encoding recombinase family protein, with amino-acid sequence MSVSDKPSPFVSSAVRVATYTRISTDEEHQPFSLEAQAQRLGSYIQSQDSWQLVHRFTDQMSGSTLDRPGLQQAFAFARAKRYDMLLVYRVDRLSRSVRGLAQILEDLDHAGVSFRSATEPFDTGTAAGRMMVQMLGVFAEFERATLIDRVIAGMERKAARGE; translated from the coding sequence GTGTCCGTGTCTGATAAGCCATCGCCATTCGTGAGCAGCGCCGTTCGCGTGGCGACGTACACACGAATCTCAACCGACGAGGAACACCAGCCGTTCTCGCTCGAAGCCCAAGCGCAACGTCTGGGTTCGTACATACAGAGCCAGGACAGCTGGCAACTCGTTCATCGCTTCACCGATCAGATGAGCGGCTCGACTCTGGATCGTCCCGGTCTTCAGCAAGCGTTCGCTTTCGCGCGAGCGAAGCGTTACGACATGCTGCTCGTCTATCGAGTCGACCGTTTGTCGCGCTCCGTCCGAGGCCTGGCGCAGATCCTCGAAGACCTCGACCACGCCGGCGTGAGTTTCCGCTCCGCGACGGAGCCCTTCGACACCGGTACGGCGGCGGGTCGGATGATGGTCCAGATGCTCGGCGTATTCGCCGAGTTCGAGCGGGCGACTCTGATCGACCGTGTGATTGCGGGCATGGAGCGCAAGGCTGCTCGCGGCGAGTGA